Proteins encoded in a region of the Flavobacteriaceae bacterium HL-DH10 genome:
- a CDS encoding M1 family metallopeptidase encodes MKKLKYCFLTVVFISTSIFAQNQEKVKSQGHTDQNKFRQMKDVLATPNETRTASGAPGYAYTQQKVDYVMDIRLDEDENKIFGHEEITYHNNSKDYLEYLWVQLDQNMRARDSKTPDVMSESFNAPFEGPVSFTKNNLKEKFDGGFNIEGVKNGDGSDLSYTINQTMMRINLTEPLAPGEIFKFNVTWHYNINDINVDDRGRSGLEIFPDGNNNYTIAQFYPRLCVYDNVEGWQNMQFWGTSEFALEFGDFDVKITVPDDHILEATGELQNAKEVLTKQQQKRLDEAKKSFKDPVFVVTQEEAEIAEKLRSTKTKTWHFKAKRVRDFAFATSRKYIWDAMAVNINGRTVMAISLYPKEGNPLWEEHSTRVVANTLEEYSKLTFDYPYSKAVSVHSEWQGMEYPMICFNYGRPKPDGSYSSRLKRGMIGVITHEVGHNFFPMIVNSDERQWTWMDEGLNSFVETLAELDYDPNFITGNLPKDIVPYMSGDQSHISPIMSQGDYVYQFTPNAYTKPAAALYMLRHTIMGPELFDYAFRTYSKRWMFKHPTPADFFRTMEDASAMDLDWFWRGWFYTTDVSDIGIKGVKTFYLTDKPTQQAKDVAKSYNISLDDYKGKLIYYAEEKSGVLPADAKNVSDFEVLDNYMSSLTEKQKAELKDAPNYFYEVTFEKPGGLVMPIILQLTYEDGTKERKMYPAQIWRYNDNEVTKVFKTQKAIANFTIDPDLETADVDTSNNLWPRKVEESSFDKFKEKIKV; translated from the coding sequence ATGAAAAAATTAAAGTACTGCTTTCTTACGGTGGTTTTTATTTCTACAAGCATATTTGCACAAAATCAAGAAAAAGTAAAGTCTCAAGGACATACAGATCAGAACAAATTTAGACAAATGAAAGATGTTTTAGCAACTCCTAATGAGACTAGAACAGCTTCTGGCGCTCCTGGTTATGCTTATACACAACAAAAGGTAGACTATGTAATGGATATTCGTTTGGATGAAGATGAAAATAAAATTTTTGGTCATGAGGAAATAACGTATCATAATAATTCTAAAGATTATTTAGAATATTTATGGGTGCAGTTAGATCAAAATATGCGTGCAAGAGATTCTAAAACACCCGATGTTATGTCAGAAAGTTTTAATGCACCATTTGAAGGTCCAGTGAGTTTTACTAAAAATAATTTAAAAGAAAAGTTTGATGGCGGTTTTAATATAGAAGGTGTGAAAAACGGGGATGGTTCAGATTTATCATATACCATAAATCAAACCATGATGCGTATAAATTTAACAGAGCCACTAGCTCCTGGTGAAATATTTAAATTCAATGTTACATGGCATTATAATATTAATGATATAAATGTAGATGATCGTGGTAGATCTGGATTGGAAATTTTTCCAGATGGTAATAATAATTACACAATAGCTCAATTTTACCCAAGGCTTTGTGTGTATGATAATGTTGAAGGTTGGCAGAATATGCAATTTTGGGGTACTAGTGAGTTTGCTTTAGAGTTTGGCGATTTTGATGTAAAAATAACCGTTCCAGACGATCATATTTTAGAAGCAACAGGTGAGCTTCAAAATGCTAAAGAGGTTTTAACAAAACAACAACAAAAGCGTTTGGATGAAGCTAAAAAATCATTTAAAGACCCTGTATTTGTAGTCACTCAAGAAGAGGCTGAAATTGCAGAAAAGCTAAGAAGCACAAAAACAAAAACTTGGCATTTTAAAGCAAAAAGAGTTAGAGATTTTGCTTTTGCAACATCACGAAAATATATTTGGGATGCTATGGCAGTTAATATTAATGGTCGTACTGTAATGGCAATATCTTTATATCCTAAAGAAGGAAACCCGCTTTGGGAAGAACACTCTACAAGAGTTGTTGCCAATACTTTAGAGGAGTATTCTAAACTTACATTTGATTATCCATATAGTAAAGCAGTGTCTGTTCATTCAGAATGGCAAGGTATGGAATACCCTATGATTTGTTTTAATTATGGGCGTCCAAAGCCAGATGGTTCGTATTCCAGTCGTTTAAAAAGAGGTATGATTGGTGTAATTACACATGAAGTAGGTCATAATTTCTTTCCAATGATTGTTAATAGTGATGAACGACAATGGACATGGATGGATGAAGGTTTAAACTCATTTGTTGAAACTCTTGCAGAGTTAGATTACGATCCTAATTTCATAACAGGTAATTTGCCAAAAGATATTGTACCATATATGAGTGGTGATCAAAGTCACATTTCTCCTATTATGTCACAAGGCGATTATGTATATCAGTTTACTCCTAATGCTTATACAAAACCAGCTGCAGCATTATATATGTTAAGACATACTATTATGGGGCCAGAGTTGTTCGATTATGCTTTTAGAACCTATTCAAAACGTTGGATGTTTAAACACCCAACACCTGCAGATTTCTTTAGAACGATGGAAGATGCTTCTGCTATGGATTTAGATTGGTTTTGGAGAGGTTGGTTTTATACAACAGATGTGAGTGATATAGGAATAAAAGGAGTTAAGACATTTTACCTAACAGACAAACCTACTCAACAAGCTAAAGATGTCGCTAAAAGCTATAATATAAGTCTTGATGATTATAAAGGTAAACTTATTTACTATGCCGAAGAAAAATCGGGGGTTTTACCAGCAGATGCTAAGAATGTTTCAGATTTTGAAGTTTTAGATAATTACATGTCTAGCTTAACAGAAAAGCAAAAAGCAGAATTAAAAGACGCTCCAAATTATTTTTACGAAGTTACTTTCGAAAAACCAGGAGGTTTGGTTATGCCTATAATTTTACAGCTAACTTATGAAGATGGTACTAAAGAAAGAAAAATGTATCCAGCTCAAATTTGGCGCTACAATGATAATGAAGTTACTAAAGTTTTTAAAACACAAAAGGCTATTGCTAATTTTACAATAGATCCAGATTTAGAAACTGCAGATGTTGATACTTCTAATAATTTATGGCCAAGAAAAGTAGAGGAAAGTAGTTTTGATAAATTTAAAGAAAAAATAAAAGTATAA
- a CDS encoding peptidase E gives MKFLKAIILFCSLSFFAFEAIHDYYISTTQIDYIEETQSLQITSRLFLSDIESLLRQRYDTNITFGEELKPKNVDTYIESYLREKISIKINGEKVDFDFIGEEYDYDIMKCYLEIQGVNSINSFEITNKVLFDLIQEQQNIIKTKINSKQKSFILTVKDTIAVLNFD, from the coding sequence ATGAAATTTTTGAAAGCTATAATATTATTTTGTTCACTATCTTTTTTTGCTTTTGAAGCCATTCACGATTATTATATAAGTACAACTCAAATAGATTATATTGAAGAAACACAATCTTTACAAATAACCTCAAGACTGTTTCTTTCTGATATTGAAAGTTTACTACGTCAGCGATATGATACAAATATCACTTTTGGGGAAGAACTCAAGCCTAAAAATGTTGACACCTATATTGAAAGTTATTTACGTGAAAAAATAAGTATAAAAATTAACGGAGAAAAAGTCGATTTTGATTTTATTGGTGAAGAGTATGATTATGATATAATGAAATGTTATTTAGAAATACAAGGTGTAAATAGCATAAATTCTTTTGAAATTACTAATAAAGTTTTGTTTGATTTAATTCAAGAACAGCAAAATATTATTAAAACAAAAATAAATTCCAAACAAAAAAGTTTCATTCTTACCGTTAAAGACACTATTGCAGTGTTAAATTTTGATTAA
- a CDS encoding carboxypeptidase-like regulatory domain-containing protein, whose product MKKIITLFLILSALNMTSQTFSSIDVKGKIMVESNDVAGITIFNTSLNKGTISNENGEFTLTVRLHDIIEVSALQFQNIKFKVNKDIIASKTMKIFLIEEINRLDEIVLLPNKLSGNLEADLQATKLFKPKLDALYYGIKHKEEFEFENDNKTKVDNKAIPTQHVTMVNGLNIINVVDQLLLPLFRSKASNKKERGIPDVPVEAIKYYFGSDFLVDNFDIPEHRVEEFIAYVESSDFDFSLLNYGNEMEFLELLHSKSIEFLKLTK is encoded by the coding sequence ATGAAAAAAATTATTACACTTTTTTTGATTTTGTCAGCATTAAATATGACCTCTCAAACTTTTAGTAGCATAGACGTGAAAGGTAAAATTATGGTTGAAAGTAATGATGTGGCAGGTATAACTATTTTTAATACATCTCTAAATAAGGGGACTATTAGTAATGAAAACGGGGAGTTTACATTAACTGTTAGACTACATGATATTATTGAGGTTAGCGCTTTACAATTTCAAAATATTAAATTCAAAGTAAATAAAGATATTATTGCTTCAAAAACAATGAAAATCTTTTTAATAGAAGAAATAAACAGGTTAGATGAAATTGTTTTGTTACCAAACAAATTATCAGGTAATTTAGAAGCAGATCTGCAAGCAACAAAATTGTTTAAGCCAAAGCTAGACGCTTTGTATTATGGGATAAAACATAAAGAAGAATTTGAATTTGAAAATGATAATAAAACAAAAGTAGATAATAAAGCTATACCCACACAGCATGTTACTATGGTTAACGGACTTAATATAATAAATGTGGTAGATCAACTATTATTACCATTATTCAGGTCAAAAGCTAGTAATAAAAAAGAAAGGGGTATTCCAGATGTTCCTGTAGAAGCTATTAAATATTATTTTGGTTCAGATTTTTTAGTTGATAATTTTGATATTCCAGAACATCGTGTCGAGGAATTTATAGCTTATGTAGAAAGTAGCGATTTTGATTTTTCATTGCTTAATTACGGAAATGAAATGGAGTTTTTAGAACTTCTTCATAGTAAAAGTATAGAATTTTTAAAGTTAACAAAGTAA
- the pepE gene encoding dipeptidase PepE, protein MRHIIIASTSTTHGSGYLEYLLKDLELFFKNTEEILFIPYARPSGLSHDDYTQIVKIAFSKINKTVKGIHEYENPIDALKKAKGIFVGGGNTFVLTYQLYKNNLITSLQSAVNNGTPYLGTSAGSNICGLTIKTTNDMPIVYPPSFNALALVPFNINPHYLDPDTNSKHMGETREMRIKEFHNFNTQPVIGLREGSWLHVQNDSIILKGTLTARIFEYNQIPYEVEPSTELNILK, encoded by the coding sequence ATGCGACATATTATTATTGCAAGTACCTCAACAACACATGGAAGTGGTTATCTAGAATATCTTTTAAAAGATTTAGAATTATTTTTTAAAAATACTGAAGAAATACTTTTCATACCTTATGCAAGACCTAGTGGATTATCTCATGACGATTACACACAAATAGTAAAAATCGCATTTTCAAAAATTAACAAAACAGTTAAAGGCATTCATGAATATGAAAACCCAATTGATGCCTTAAAAAAGGCTAAAGGTATTTTTGTTGGAGGTGGTAACACATTTGTACTTACCTATCAATTATACAAAAACAATCTAATTACTTCTTTACAATCTGCTGTTAATAATGGCACGCCCTACTTGGGCACAAGTGCTGGGAGTAATATTTGTGGTCTTACAATAAAAACCACAAACGATATGCCTATTGTATACCCACCAAGCTTTAATGCATTAGCATTAGTTCCATTTAATATTAATCCGCATTATCTAGACCCAGATACTAATAGTAAGCACATGGGAGAGACTAGAGAAATGAGAATTAAAGAATTTCATAATTTTAATACGCAACCAGTTATTGGATTAAGAGAAGGCAGTTGGCTACATGTACAAAATGATTCTATTATTTTAAAAGGGACATTAACAGCACGAATTTTTGAGTATAATCAAATTCCTTATGAAGTTGAACCTAGTACAGAACTAAATATATTAAAATAA
- a CDS encoding GNAT family N-acetyltransferase — MSFKFEIIDKESINAVVPLVEKLNNNRISYEVLEQRFSEMKDQNYECAVIYDDDKLIGVCGLWFCTRHYSGRSVEPDHVYIDEAYRGKGLGKAFFKWIYNYVKEKGYESVELNTYVANAPSHKFYFNEGFKILGFHFIKTL, encoded by the coding sequence ATGTCATTTAAGTTTGAAATTATAGATAAGGAAAGTATAAACGCTGTGGTTCCTTTGGTTGAAAAGTTAAATAATAATAGAATTTCTTATGAGGTTTTAGAGCAACGTTTTTCTGAAATGAAAGATCAAAACTATGAATGCGCCGTTATTTATGATGATGATAAATTAATAGGTGTTTGTGGCTTGTGGTTTTGTACTAGGCATTATTCAGGAAGAAGTGTTGAGCCAGATCATGTTTATATAGATGAAGCTTATAGAGGAAAAGGCTTGGGGAAAGCTTTTTTTAAGTGGATTTATAATTATGTAAAAGAAAAAGGCTATGAATCTGTCGAATTAAATACCTATGTTGCTAACGCTCCGTCACATAAGTTTTATTTTAATGAAGGCTTTAAAATTTTAGGCTTTCATTTTATAAAAACCTTGTAA
- a CDS encoding GNAT family N-acetyltransferase, whose translation MNNQSYNKKEKGYSIKRIDAKETHQVRHPVLRGGKPIESCVFDGDNLNTTIHLGLFVKDKLIGVCSFLKNNHDLISETSQYQLRGMAILKAFQNYGFGKAILNYGELYLKNEGTNTIWCHAREIAVNFYKKNGYQIIGTPFNIKDIGLHYIMYKTL comes from the coding sequence ATGAACAACCAATCATATAATAAAAAAGAAAAAGGGTATTCAATAAAAAGAATTGACGCTAAAGAAACGCATCAAGTAAGACACCCCGTTTTAAGAGGAGGCAAACCTATTGAGTCTTGTGTTTTTGATGGTGATAATCTAAACACAACAATTCATTTAGGTCTTTTTGTAAAAGACAAACTAATTGGAGTTTGCTCATTTTTAAAAAACAATCATGATTTAATTTCAGAAACTTCACAATATCAGCTTCGAGGTATGGCTATTTTAAAAGCATTTCAAAATTACGGTTTTGGTAAGGCTATATTAAATTATGGAGAATTATACCTTAAAAATGAAGGCACGAATACTATTTGGTGTCATGCTAGAGAAATAGCTGTTAACTTTTACAAAAAAAATGGATACCAAATAATTGGAACACCTTTTAACATTAAAGATATTGGTTTACATTATATTATGTACAAAACATTATAA
- a CDS encoding ankyrin repeat domain-containing protein yields MKKTIIISAIALCFSIVSVNATSFSKTVNTNIEDYYSVKVNSFCVSIAKGDVETVKKLLARGENVNEKSNGMTPVMYAAKYNRTEILKLLISKGADLKAKSDKGFTAAKYAQLHGAHEAKVIIKEALDAKKKK; encoded by the coding sequence ATGAAAAAAACAATCATTATTTCCGCAATCGCATTATGCTTTTCAATAGTATCAGTAAATGCAACATCTTTTAGCAAAACAGTAAACACAAATATTGAAGACTATTATTCTGTTAAAGTAAACTCATTTTGTGTTTCTATAGCAAAAGGAGATGTAGAGACCGTAAAAAAATTATTAGCTAGAGGAGAAAATGTTAATGAAAAATCTAATGGTATGACACCAGTTATGTACGCTGCAAAATATAATAGAACTGAGATTTTAAAACTTTTAATTTCAAAAGGAGCTGATTTAAAAGCTAAGTCGGATAAAGGTTTCACTGCTGCTAAATATGCGCAGTTACATGGCGCTCATGAAGCTAAAGTTATTATTAAAGAAGCTTTAGATGCTAAAAAGAAAAAATAA
- the gpmI gene encoding 2,3-bisphosphoglycerate-independent phosphoglycerate mutase — protein sequence MNKKVILMILDGWGNSPDPKVSAIDYANTPFIDSLYKKYPFATLRTDGLHVGLPEGQMGNSEVGHMNLGAGRIVYQDLAKINLAIEKDTLKDEKVLVDALKYASDNNKNVHFLGLLSDGGVHAHTSHLRGFIDAANKAGVNSFVHAFTDGRDVDPKSGKGYVADLENYIEGTNTKIATITGRYYAMDRDNRWERVKLAYDAIAKGIGTKTSNATASIQSYYDEDITDEFIKPLILTDANNEPIAKVEKDDVVIFYNFRTDRGRELTDMLNQKDFPEYDTKKIDLYYVTITNYSDAFKGIKVIFNKDNITETLGEVLSKNGKKQIRIAETEKYPHVTFFFSGGQETPFEGESRILKNSPKVATYDLQPEMSAYELRDALVEELKKGETDFVCLNFANGDMVGHTGIMEAAIKACEAVDACVNDVVTTGLENGYTTLLIADHGNCETMINPDGSPNTAHTTNPVPIILIDNDLKEIKDGVLGDVAPTILKLMGVEQPKAMTRFPLI from the coding sequence ATGAACAAAAAAGTTATCTTAATGATACTTGACGGCTGGGGAAATTCACCAGACCCAAAAGTTTCAGCTATCGATTATGCCAATACACCTTTTATAGATTCTTTATATAAAAAATATCCATTCGCAACCTTAAGGACCGATGGGTTACATGTAGGTTTACCAGAAGGACAAATGGGAAATAGTGAAGTAGGACACATGAATCTTGGCGCAGGACGTATAGTATATCAAGATTTAGCAAAAATTAACCTTGCTATTGAAAAAGATACTTTAAAAGATGAAAAAGTATTAGTTGATGCGCTTAAATATGCTTCAGATAATAATAAAAATGTACACTTTTTAGGATTATTAAGTGATGGTGGTGTGCATGCTCATACAAGTCATTTAAGAGGTTTTATAGATGCTGCAAATAAAGCTGGTGTAAATTCTTTTGTACATGCTTTTACAGACGGTCGCGATGTAGATCCTAAATCTGGAAAAGGCTACGTTGCCGATTTAGAAAACTATATTGAAGGCACAAACACAAAAATAGCTACCATTACAGGTCGTTATTATGCCATGGATAGAGATAACCGGTGGGAGCGCGTAAAATTAGCTTATGATGCTATTGCAAAAGGTATTGGTACAAAAACATCAAATGCAACCGCTTCTATTCAATCTTACTATGATGAGGACATCACTGATGAATTCATCAAACCTCTAATTCTTACAGATGCCAATAATGAACCTATTGCCAAAGTAGAAAAAGATGATGTTGTTATATTTTACAACTTCAGAACAGATAGAGGGCGTGAATTAACAGACATGTTAAATCAAAAAGATTTTCCAGAATATGATACTAAAAAAATCGATTTATACTATGTAACTATTACGAATTATAGTGATGCGTTTAAAGGTATAAAAGTAATTTTCAATAAAGATAATATAACAGAAACCCTTGGTGAAGTTTTATCTAAAAATGGCAAAAAACAAATTAGAATAGCAGAGACAGAAAAATATCCTCATGTAACTTTTTTCTTTTCTGGCGGACAAGAAACCCCTTTTGAAGGCGAATCGCGTATTTTAAAAAATTCACCAAAAGTAGCGACCTACGATTTACAACCAGAAATGAGTGCTTACGAGTTAAGAGATGCACTAGTTGAAGAACTTAAAAAAGGTGAAACCGATTTTGTTTGTTTAAATTTTGCAAACGGTGACATGGTTGGACATACCGGTATTATGGAAGCAGCTATTAAAGCATGTGAAGCTGTTGATGCTTGTGTAAATGATGTTGTAACAACAGGTTTAGAAAACGGTTATACAACACTACTAATTGCCGATCACGGAAATTGTGAGACGATGATTAACCCAGACGGCAGTCCAAACACTGCACATACAACAAACCCTGTGCCTATCATTTTAATTGACAACGATTTAAAAGAAATTAAGGACGGTGTTTTAGGTGATGTTGCGCCAACCATATTAAAACTTATGGGAGTTGAACAACCTAAAGCTATGACACGTTTCCCTTTAATATAA
- a CDS encoding hydrolase, translated as MNFNKQLIIAVDFDGTIVEDAYPKIGKPILFAFDTLKKLQEEGHRLILWTYRCEDKLEDAVKFCEDNGVFFYSVNSSFPEEEYTHNVSRKIHADLFIDDRNIGGFLGWGEIYQMLTNTIPPIKEKKKGLFSFFK; from the coding sequence ATGAACTTTAACAAACAACTTATTATTGCTGTAGATTTTGACGGCACTATAGTTGAAGATGCTTATCCTAAAATAGGGAAGCCCATACTTTTTGCTTTTGACACTTTGAAAAAGTTACAAGAAGAAGGGCATCGTCTAATTTTATGGACTTATAGATGTGAAGACAAATTAGAAGACGCCGTTAAATTCTGTGAAGATAATGGCGTCTTTTTCTATTCGGTAAATAGTAGTTTTCCAGAAGAAGAATATACTCACAATGTAAGCAGAAAAATTCATGCCGATTTATTTATAGACGATAGAAATATTGGTGGTTTTTTAGGTTGGGGAGAAATATATCAAATGCTAACAAACACGATACCTCCAATAAAAGAGAAAAAGAAAGGTTTATTTAGTTTTTTTAAGTAA
- the map gene encoding type I methionyl aminopeptidase: MIVIKTREEIELMRESALIVSKTLGEVAKAIKPGVTTLQLDKIAEEHIRDHGAIPGFLGLYDFPNTLCMSPNTQVVHGIPNSEPLVEGDIISIDCGALKNDFYGDHAYTFAVGEIDSETEKLLQVTKESLYKGIREFKLNNRVGDVGYAIQKYCEDHGYGVVRELVGHGLGRKMHEDPEMPNYGKRGRGKKFAEGMVVAIEPMINMGTHRIKQHRDGWTITTLDNKPSAHFEHDVAIVDGKPELLSTFAYIYDALGITSNEEDEFRKEALVL; encoded by the coding sequence ATGATAGTTATAAAAACCCGAGAAGAAATAGAATTAATGCGCGAAAGTGCTTTAATTGTATCTAAAACATTAGGAGAAGTTGCAAAAGCAATTAAACCAGGCGTCACTACCTTACAACTTGACAAAATTGCAGAAGAACATATTAGAGACCACGGTGCTATCCCTGGTTTTTTAGGACTTTACGATTTCCCAAACACCCTTTGCATGAGTCCGAATACTCAGGTAGTACATGGAATTCCTAATAGCGAACCACTAGTTGAAGGTGATATTATTTCTATAGATTGTGGTGCTTTAAAAAATGATTTTTATGGCGATCATGCCTATACTTTTGCTGTTGGAGAAATTGACTCTGAAACAGAAAAACTACTTCAAGTAACAAAAGAATCTTTATACAAAGGAATAAGAGAATTCAAATTAAATAACCGTGTAGGCGATGTTGGTTATGCCATACAGAAATATTGTGAAGATCATGGTTATGGTGTTGTTAGAGAATTAGTAGGACATGGATTGGGTAGAAAAATGCATGAAGACCCCGAAATGCCTAATTATGGAAAACGAGGTCGAGGCAAGAAATTTGCTGAAGGTATGGTAGTTGCCATCGAACCTATGATTAACATGGGAACACATCGTATAAAACAGCACAGAGATGGTTGGACCATTACCACTTTAGACAATAAACCTAGTGCTCACTTTGAGCATGATGTTGCTATTGTTGACGGCAAGCCAGAATTACTTTCTACATTTGCTTATATATATGATGCCTTAGGTATTACCTCTAATGAAGAAGATGAATTTCGAAAAGAGGCATTAGTACTGTAA
- a CDS encoding GxxExxY protein: MYNKITENIIGAAIEVHKALGPGLLESAYQECLFHELKSLGYSLKKEVVQPVIYKDIKLDHGYRIDLLVENKIVIELKTVEKFTDVHSAQILTYMKLGNYPLGLLLNFQTKLLKNGIKRFINTNE; this comes from the coding sequence ATGTATAACAAGATTACAGAAAACATTATTGGAGCCGCCATCGAAGTTCATAAAGCACTTGGCCCTGGTTTACTGGAGTCTGCATATCAAGAATGTTTATTTCACGAATTAAAATCTCTTGGTTACTCTCTAAAAAAAGAAGTTGTTCAACCAGTAATCTACAAAGATATAAAGCTTGATCATGGTTATAGAATTGACTTACTAGTTGAAAATAAAATTGTGATTGAATTAAAAACAGTTGAAAAATTTACTGATGTACATTCAGCTCAAATCTTAACTTATATGAAATTAGGTAATTATCCTTTAGGATTATTACTAAACTTCCAAACTAAACTCTTAAAAAACGGTATTAAAAGGTTCATAAACACAAACGAGTAA
- a CDS encoding methyltransferase domain-containing protein, which yields MKKIFKIILNTIPRPLLIRLSYLIRPILAFFLKGNTFTDPIDGKSFKTFLPYGYGTQRNNVLSPSTLSLERHRLLWLYLKNETDLFSAKKEVLHFAPEQCFLKRFRKLKNLDYTTTDLLSPIADVKADICNLPFKDNTYDMILCNHVLEHIPDDTKAMKEMYRVLKPGGMGIFQIPQDLSSETTFEDDSITDKKERAKIFGQYDHVRVYGRDYFNKLRDIGFKVEEVDYTATLSAEAIEKYCLAKGEIIPVCFK from the coding sequence ATGAAAAAAATCTTCAAAATAATTCTAAACACCATCCCGAGACCTTTATTAATTAGGCTAAGCTACCTTATTCGTCCCATTTTAGCATTTTTTTTAAAAGGCAATACATTTACAGATCCTATTGATGGTAAAAGTTTCAAAACATTTTTACCTTACGGCTATGGCACTCAACGCAACAATGTATTATCACCTTCAACTTTAAGTTTAGAACGCCATAGATTACTTTGGTTGTATTTAAAAAATGAAACTGATTTATTTTCTGCGAAAAAAGAAGTACTTCATTTTGCTCCAGAACAATGTTTTTTAAAACGTTTTAGAAAACTAAAGAATCTAGATTATACCACTACAGACCTACTCTCCCCTATTGCTGATGTAAAAGCAGATATTTGCAACCTGCCTTTTAAAGATAACACGTATGATATGATTCTTTGTAATCATGTTTTAGAACATATCCCTGACGACACAAAAGCCATGAAAGAAATGTATCGTGTTTTAAAACCAGGTGGTATGGGTATCTTTCAAATTCCTCAAGACTTATCTAGTGAAACTACTTTTGAAGATGATAGTATTACAGATAAAAAGGAACGTGCTAAAATATTTGGACAATATGATCATGTTCGTGTTTATGGTCGCGATTACTTCAATAAATTAAGAGATATTGGTTTTAAGGTTGAAGAAGTAGATTATACAGCAACACTTTCCGCGGAAGCCATAGAAAAATATTGTTTAGCCAAAGGGGAAATTATTCCTGTTTGCTTCAAGTAA
- a CDS encoding uracil-DNA glycosylase family protein — protein MFKHIHPYKPFIQSSTTKLIVGTLPPPRFSTGDLLEKDVDFCYGSYYNSLWLFIDKIHNLDLSFDNSVKAVEERKQFLISHKIGVCDIVDSCEREKIDASDLGMKNIKLRDLVKYLRQYPNIDTLLFTGGNSKNGPEYFFRKHIKDYGLRLELVSNEIPRIHKFELRADDNFSRTIKTVSLTSGSGAANISISRIPLYKQLKAKNPKFNTFDFRVMQYREFL, from the coding sequence GTGTTTAAACATATACATCCATATAAACCATTTATTCAATCTTCAACAACAAAATTAATAGTTGGAACATTGCCCCCTCCAAGATTTTCAACAGGAGACCTTTTAGAAAAAGATGTCGATTTTTGTTATGGAAGCTATTACAATTCCTTGTGGTTATTTATTGATAAAATTCATAATTTAGATTTGAGTTTTGATAATTCTGTTAAAGCTGTAGAAGAACGAAAACAATTTTTAATCAGTCATAAAATTGGTGTTTGTGATATTGTAGACAGTTGTGAGCGCGAGAAAATTGATGCTTCAGATTTAGGAATGAAAAATATTAAACTTCGTGATTTAGTTAAATATTTAAGACAGTATCCTAATATAGATACGCTACTTTTTACAGGAGGTAATAGTAAAAATGGTCCTGAGTATTTTTTTAGAAAACATATAAAAGATTATGGTTTAAGATTAGAATTAGTTTCTAATGAAATACCACGTATTCACAAATTTGAACTGCGTGCAGACGATAATTTTTCTAGAACCATAAAAACGGTGTCTTTAACCTCGGGTTCTGGAGCAGCTAATATCTCAATAAGTAGAATACCTTTATATAAACAGTTAAAAGCAAAGAATCCTAAATTTAATACATTCGATTTTAGAGTGATGCAGTATCGGGAATTTTTGTAA
- a CDS encoding 30S ribosomal protein THX, with translation MGKGDKKTKRGKINRGTFGTRRPRVKKKQSIENKISITNKATPK, from the coding sequence ATGGGTAAAGGTGATAAAAAAACAAAACGCGGAAAAATAAATCGAGGCACTTTTGGTACTCGACGACCACGTGTTAAAAAGAAACAATCTATTGAGAATAAAATTAGCATTACCAATAAAGCTACACCAAAATAA